The segment AATCAGTGCACTGAGGAAAGAAAATGGCAAAGAAAAACTCAAAGGTGCGGGATTACCGGCATGATGAAAAGCGCAAGAATAATCCTCCCAGCGACATGGTGAGCTGATTTCTTGATAAGGATATGGGATATATAAATTGGAGATAGGCTATGGCGCAAATACAGTTTAAAGGTAAGCCGTTTGTTCAAAACCATCATCTGCTCGTTAAATACCACGAGCTGATTCCCAAAAAGGACAAAAGTCTGACTGATAAGGTCAGCCTGCATGACAACCTCATCATCCACGGTGACAATCTGATTGCCCTTAAAGCGCTGCTTCCGCTCTATGCCGGAAAAATCAAGTGTATTTATATTGATCCGCCTTACAACACCGGCAATGAGAAATGGGCTTACAACGATAATGTCAATTCACCCATGATGCAGGAATGGCTTGGCAAAGTTGTTGATCGAGAGGACCTCACCCGTCATGATAAATGGCTTTGCATGATGATGCCAAGGTTGAAGTTGTTGCGGGAATTGCTGCGGGATGATGGTGTGATTTTTATATCAATTGATGATGAAGAGGCCCATCACCTGAGAATGTTGATGGATGAAATATTTGGCTCTGAGAATTTCATTGCAACAATTATTTGGCAGAAGAAGTACTCACCCCAGAATGACGCCAAGTATTTCTCTGACATGCATGATTTCATCTTGGTGTACGCAAAAAGGAAAAATGAAGGTGCGGAAAAAGAAGGATGGCAAAGAAATCTTTTGCCTAGAACCACCGAGCAAGATGCTCGTTATAAAAACCCGGACAATGATAAGAGAGGTCCTTGGAAAGCAGCAGATTTTTCGGTTAAAACTTACTCTGAAGCCTATGATTATGAAATCACTACCCCATCAGGAAGAAAGGTGAAACCTCCAAAAGGTCGCTGCTGGGCAACTTCTCCAGAAAATTTTAGAGAATGGGGAAATGATGACAGGATATGGTTTGGTAAAACGGGGAATAATATCCCAGCGATTAAAATATTTTTAAGTGAAGTCAAGGAAGGTATTGTACCTCTTACACTTTGGTTTCGCGAAGATGTTGGTGACAATGAACTTGCAAAAAAAGAGATAAAAGCAATTTTTGTAGATAAAGATTCTCCATTTCAAACGCCTAAGCCTGCTTCCCTTCTGAAAAGAATTTTACAACTATCGGTCGATGGAGACTCCATAGTCCTTGATTCATTTGCTGGATCAGGCTCCTTAGCCCATGCCGTTCTTGCTCTCAACAAGGAAGATGGCGGCAACCGCAAATTCATCCTCGTTGAATGTGAGGATTATGCGGACAGGATCACGGCGGAGCGTGTTCGTCGCATTATCAAGGGGGTGCCGAACGCGAAAGATGGGAATCTGAAGAAAGGTCTCGGCGGGACATTCAGTTATTTTGAACTTGGAAAAGCCATTGAACTGGAGAGCATTCTTTCTGGAGATGGATTGCCCACATACGAAGAACTGGCCCGCTATATCTTTTACACGGCGACAGGAGAGGAATTTAATCCAAAGGCTATGAATGAAAAGAAGAATTTTGTCGGCGAGAGCA is part of the Candidatus Desulfatibia profunda genome and harbors:
- a CDS encoding site-specific DNA-methyltransferase codes for the protein MAQIQFKGKPFVQNHHLLVKYHELIPKKDKSLTDKVSLHDNLIIHGDNLIALKALLPLYAGKIKCIYIDPPYNTGNEKWAYNDNVNSPMMQEWLGKVVDREDLTRHDKWLCMMMPRLKLLRELLRDDGVIFISIDDEEAHHLRMLMDEIFGSENFIATIIWQKKYSPQNDAKYFSDMHDFILVYAKRKNEGAEKEGWQRNLLPRTTEQDARYKNPDNDKRGPWKAADFSVKTYSEAYDYEITTPSGRKVKPPKGRCWATSPENFREWGNDDRIWFGKTGNNIPAIKIFLSEVKEGIVPLTLWFREDVGDNELAKKEIKAIFVDKDSPFQTPKPASLLKRILQLSVDGDSIVLDSFAGSGSLAHAVLALNKEDGGNRKFILVECEDYADRITAERVRRIIKGVPNAKDGNLKKGLGGTFSYFELGKAIELESILSGDGLPTYEELARYIFYTATGEEFNPKAMNEKKNFVGESKNYEVYLFYEPDIEKLKNIALTLDRAESIGKPGKKKRLVFAPTKYLDQARLDELRIDFAQLPFEIYELAR